The genome window TTGTATTGTTGATATTCATCAAAATTCCTAAACATGACATACCAAAACAAACTGAAAAAGTCTCATTTTTTGCAGATATGGTATCAGGAATAAAGTACTGTTTTTCAGATAAGTTCATTAGAAAAGTACTTTTCACTTATGGGGCATTCATGCTTCTTTGTGTTCCATCAGGATTTCTTATAGGGCTTTTGATTGAACGAACATTTGGCAAGGGCTATATATATTTGTCTATTATTGAAATGATTGGATTTTTAGGTATGGTTTTAGGTGGATTGATTATAGGTGTTTTTGGTGGCTTTAAAAATAGAAATAAGACCTTTTTTATAGCGATATTATCTTATGCTATTTTTTCAATTATTCTAGGTCTTGTAACACAAGCTTGGCAATTTTTTATATTTATGTTTTTTACTAATTTTTCAATTCCAATTATTCAAGCATCAGCTATGACTATGTTACAAGAACATGTAGCACCACAAATGCAAGGTCGAGTTCTTAGCTTACCTATTATTATATACACTGGTTTTATACCTCTTGGTATGGTGATTTTCGGTCCAATGGCAGATGTAATATCTATTAATAATTTAATAATCGTAGCAGGTATTATACTCTTATTTTTTGCCTTGGCTATCCCCTACTCCAAACAGTTTTACAAACAAGGAATATTTAATTCAGAAAAATCCGAATGATATACTTAAATAGTTCAACTTGATTTACCTGATTAAAAATAATTATGTAATTTAAAATATATATTTTAAATTACATAATTTCTATATCAAATAACATTTTGATACTATCTTATATTAATTTTATATAATAATACCTCCGTTTCACTTCATATCAACAATTAAATTTATGATAGAAACGGAGGAAAACAAAGTTATTTGCATAATTTAAGTACCTACTAAATTTTTTACTAAGTGGCTCTAATTATATTGAACTTTTTACTAAATTACATTAAGTAACTATAAAATAAAATTAACTATTACACTATACAAAGTATCTGCTTGTCTTTTCCATAAGAAAATGTTAACTCTTCGACTTTTATCATCTATCACAACCTCCTTCATCATTTTTTTCTTTTTGTCGTCTACCCCACTACTTTCAAACTTAATTTTAAGTGAATAGAAACCAAGACTATCAATATAATAGTCCACCATGTATACCATTTCATAGGTACTCCACATTCTAAGTTTATTTAACTACCCTTCGATTTTTTTAATTTATTTAAACTTATTTTATTTCTATTCGGTGAAATCAAAATATCTCTCTTGTGAAATCGAAGTGAAATATATAGTAATGACTAAATAAACAAATTGAATTAAATACTTACTTGTGTTAAAGGTAACTTTAACGTGTATAATAAATTTGAGGTGATAAAATGAAAAAGGTTTTATATTTAATTCGTCTACAAGGTTGGCGTGATTCTCCATTAACAGCAACAGTAATTCAACAAGCTAAAATTCCTAGAGAATACTTTACAAGTAATGAGATTTTTTGATGATACTTACTTCCAAACTTTCTAAAGTACTTAGGATACGTTGAAATATATTGGAGATATACATCTCATGGTACTACTTATCGTCATTTTATATGTTATTGGAGTCATTAGTAAAATTGATTCCAATAAAATTAGCAATTGGTGTATTTTAAAATTTACCTACTATGAAGGTGAAACTCTCGAGCTATTAGTAATTATTAATCATGATTTTTCTGAAATAAACAATTAAAACCCTTTAAAAAATATGAAGGAGGTTGGCGTAAATGGAAATTAGAATGTTAAAATACTTCCTTACAGTAGCAGAAGAACAGAATATTACCCAAGCTGCAAAAAAACTTCATATCACTCAACCTACATTAAGTAGACAAATTAGAGAATTTGAAGAAAGTTTACATATTGACTTATTCATACGACAAAACAAAAAACTTTATTTAACCGAACCAGGAATGTTCTTGAAAAAAAGAGCAGAAGAAATTTTGGAATTGAATGAAAAGACTGAACAGGAATTTGCTAACTATCAAAATGCAATCTTGAAGGGTCAAATTTCAATAGGTTGTGTAGAAGCAAATAGCTCTCGTTTTTTGTCACAAATGTTAGAGGAAATGATTGCAGACCATCCACAAGTAACCTTCAATATCTTTAGTGGAACAAGCAATGATATAGTTGAAAAATTGGATAAAGGTCTTTTAGATGTAGCACTGTTAATAGAACCAGCTCCTGTAGATAAGTATAATAAGTTGGTTTTACCAGATAAAGAAATATGGGGGTTGTTGGTATCTACTGAACATTTTTTAACGAATCAACACAGTGTTTCTGCAAAAGAAATTTTGGGTGTACCATTAATTTGTTCAAGTCGAAAAGAAGTACAGAATATGCTTTGTTCATGGGGAAATTTTACAGAAGATGATTTAAACATTATTGGAAAATACAATTTAATTTTTAATGTAATCTCTTTAGTTGAAAACAAAGTTGGTGTAGCTCTGGCAATTAAAGGTGCAGTTGATAATCGAAAAGACAACACAAAATTTCTTCCTTTTACTCCTTCTATGGAAACTAATTGTGTTCTTGTATGGAAAAAAGATTCAATCCGTAGTTCAACAGTTCTAACATTCATAAAAAAAATAGAATATGCTTTGAAAGCATAAAACTAAGCCTAATAGGTATTGGACTATATGTAAATAAAGCTGTAACATTAACTTGTAAGCTATTCGAGTTTATGTTATAGCTTTTTTGAGGTGATAAAGCTGATAATGCTGTTTCAAATTGGCTTACTCAATATCCAGTAACGGAGGAGATATAAATGGCAAAATCTGAAGAAGTAAAAAATAAGAAAGAAGGAATAAAACATGAAAAAACAAACAGCTGGAAGAGATAACTTAGGTGAATTTGCTCCACAATTTGCTACATTAAATGATGATATATTATTTGGAGAAATATGGGCACGTGAAAAAGAACTGTCTCCTAGAGATCGTAGCTTAATTACTATAGCAAGTCTTTTAACACAAGGTGTCCCACAATTAGAAGCACATCTAAATATTGCTAAAGAAAACGGTGTAACTAAAGAAGAAATCGTAGAATTAATTACACATCTTTCTTTTTATGCTGGATGGCCCAAAGCATGGTCAGCTTTTAATTTAGCAAAAGAAATTTTTGATGATAAAGAATAATTTGTTTTACTCTAGCAATCAATTGACTGGTTGCTAAAGTAAAACTGTCGATAAAGGAGATAAAATGACATTTTTTTCAATGAAATTAATTGCCTTATTATCAGTTGCTCTGATTGTTAATTCCGCACCGGCCATTTCTGCAAATAACCCAGCAATTATACAAAGCTTCCCCTATGTAAGCCCAGTATACGTTGGACTTCTAACCACGATTCCATCACTATTTTTAGTGATTGGTGTCTTTTTAACTAGTTTAATTGAAAATAGGATAGGTAAGAAATATACCATCATTACAGGATTAATCATAGTAGGTATCTTTGGAACATTACCTGCTTGGTATCAAGGTAGTTTTTTTATTCTATTTCTTTCAAGATGTTTATTGGGACTAGGTATTGGTTTATTTAATCGCTTATTAATTCAAATGATTAGCAGTTTGTACCAAAAAGATACTAGAAATAAAGTAAAAGCATTGGGATTAGAAAGTGCTTGTGAAGGTTTAGGCGGTATTATTATGACAATAAGTGTTGGACAACTAATAAAAAGAAACTGGTCAATTTCCTTCATAGTTTATGGCTTTGCTATTGTTAGTTTAGTTTTTGTTGCTATTTTTATTCCGAATCAAAGATTGAATCTTGTAAATACGGAAGAAATTGATACACAAGTTTCGGTTTCAAAAGAACGGAGAACGAAATCTATTCTTTTAGGTTTTATTTTATTTTGTATCGTTCTTTTGTTCATTAATTACAATTTGCAAATCACACCACTATTAATTGAACGAAGTATTGGTAATGCGACAAATGGTAGTAATATGATTGCAGCCATTGCAGCAGGAGCTTTTATTGCAGGAAATTTATTTGGAGTAACGTATATGTATTTGAAACGCTGGCTGTTACCTATTGCAGCATTCATTGCGGGTATAAGTATCTTTTTAACCAATTTGTCTTCCTCTGTTATATTTATTTTAATTTGTTCATTGACTTTAGGTTTTGCTTTTCGTAATATTATGCCTTACTTTATGCATACGTTTACTACCGGCGGAGAGGAAGTAGCAAAATTTGGAACGACTGTTGTCTTAGTTGCTTATAACTTGGGGGCAACTCTCGCTCCATATGCTTCTCAAGCTATTTCCTTTTTCAGTTCAAACACAAGCGCGAGCAATCAAATAATTGTCACTGGATTATCATTATGTTGTATTGGTTTTATTACATTGATTTTTAATAAGCATATGACTGTTTAGAAAAATACTAAGGAGGAATATAAATGGAATACGTTAAATTAGGAAATACAGGGATGGATGTTTCAAGAATTTGTCTAGGAACAATGAGTTTTGGTAATCCAAATAACTGGATTCACAAGTGGGTATTATGAGGAAGAAGAAAGTCGCCCAATTATTAAACGTGCACTAGATTTAGAAATCAATTTTTTTGATACAGCAAATGTTTATTCTCTAGGACATAGCGAAGAGATTTTAGGAAAAGTTTTAAAGGATTATGCAAATCGAGATGAAATTATTCTAGCAACAAAAGTTCATCAAAAAATGTTTGATGGACCAAATGGTCAAGGTCTATCTAGAAAAGCAATTATGTCACAAATCAATGATAATGTATTTAGACTAGGTAAAAAAATTACAAATTATGAATCTAAAATAAATAATTGTGAAATGAGAAGACTTAGTAAATGATTGTTTGAATTTTAGGAGTGTGACTTATTATGTATCTTTTTCAAAAAATCGAAGAAACTGTTTTTAAACAAAATGATGCAAGACGTACAATCGGAGAATTTCTTTTAACAAATAGAACGAAATTAGCAAGCTATTCGATGGATGAAATTGCACGAATGACCCATACTTCTAAACCAACACTGGTTCGCTTTGCAAAGTACTTTGATTATTCTGGTTGGAAAGAGTTCGTTTATGCTTTTACACATGAGCTTGCTCACTTTGATGATAGTCATCTTGATGTAGATATTAATATACCATTTAATAGTTCATCAGATACATTGGAAATCATTGAAAATATTGCGAATCTTCGTATTCAAACAATAAAAGAAACAACTTCTTTAATGTCAGTTTCAGATATAAACAAGGCAGCTCAAATTCTTAATGATGCACAAACCATTATGATTTATGGAAGAAGTCCAAATTCGTATTTTGGAGAATTGTTTAAAAGAAATTTGAATACAATTCATAAAAAAGCGTTTGTTACAGATGCAGATGAATCTGGTCTTGTTTCGAATATGCTGACTCACAAGGATTGCGCAGTAATTATATCTTATTCTGGAAATAATTCTGATTCCTATCCAATGAAAAACGTAAAGTTACTTTTGAATAATAGTGTCCCTATAATTAGTATTACAAGTGGTGGAGATAATTATTTACGAGACTATTCTACAATTGTTCTGAATATATCAAGTAGAGAGAAATTGTATTCAAAGATTGCGAATTTCTCTACTGAAGAATCGATTCAATTCATTTTGAACATTCTATATGCAAAAATATTTTCATTGAATTATAATCAGAACATGCAGACGAAAATTGAAAACTCTCGTACGTTGGAATCGAGCAGAAAAGCCACCTTTAAAGATATATCTGAAGATTTTTAACCGAAAAGGAATTCACTAAAAATAGTGAGTTCCTTTTTTTACTAAATTACCTCTTAAAAAGCTAATCTTTCAAATGAATGTAATAGTTAGTTTATATAGAATTATTGTTCAATACCTCGTTCCGTTAATGTGGAATCACAAACTCCTTGAAGTTTCTTTAATTAATTAAAAAAATTTTGTTATCATGCTCTCTTTTTACGAAAAGTATATCAGTTAAAGTAAACATTATATCAATATGATTTTTTTAAATCATAAAATAAATTTCACAAAAAATAGTGTATTTGAAAATAATATGGAATCTATTTCGAGTTTGGTTAAAACTATTGGAAAAGCTATCTATAAATGATAAATTGTATCCAGAAGGAACATTATGTCTTACCGGTGACAGCATAAATTTTCTTTAAATTTATTTAGGAGTGGTTTGTATGAGTAAAAAATATGAACAGTTGGCAAAAGATATTATTCAACAATTAGGTGGCAAAGAAAACATTACTGATGCATATCATTGTCAAACTAGATTACGCTTTAAATTAGCAGATGAATCGAAGTTAAACAAAGATAAGCTAGAGAATTTAGATGGTGTTACTAAATATATCAATAATGCTGGTGTCCACCAAGTAGTAATTGGAACACATATAAAAGATGTATTTGAAGAAATTGAAAAGAATATTGATGTTCAAAGTTCAAGTGATAGCAGTTCATCAGAAAAAAAAGGTCCTGTTGCCATAGTAATTGATTTTGTTGCAGGAACTTTCCAACCAGTTATTCCAGCATTATCTGGTGCCGGAATGGTTAAAGCAGTTTTAGCACTTTTAATTGTATTTAATGTTATCACACCTGATTCTCAAACATATTACATGCTAAATCTATTTGCTGATGGAGTATTCTTATTCCTACCAATGATTTTAGCATTTACTGTTGCACAAAAATTGAGATGTAATCCAATTCTTGCAGTTTCTGTTGCAGCAATGATGATGCATCCAAACTGGGGAGCACTTGTAACTGCGGGTAATCCAGTAAACTTTTTCGGATTTATACCATTTACTTTAGTTAATTATACTGGTTCTGTTATCCCTATTTTAATTGTTATTTTTTCCCAATCATATGTAGAAAAATTCTTAAGAAGAGTTATTCCTAAATCAATAGAGTTAGTGTTTGTTCCAATGTTGACATTCCTTATTATGGGAACATTAGCCTTTTCACTGTTAGGTCCAATTGGAAGTATTCTTGGTGGCTACTTAGCAACATTCTTTACTTACTTAAGTGTGAATGTAAGTTGGTTACCAGCTGTTCTTATCGGTGGTTTACTACCAGTCATGGTTATGTTTGGTTTACACAATGGAGTGGCTCCACTTGGAGTTATGCAAATGGCTGAATTAGGTTATGACAGTATCTTTGGACCAGGTGCTTTGGTTTCAAATATTGCTCAAGCAACTGCATCTGCTGTAGTTGCTTTCCGCACAAAAAATAAGAAATTAAAACAAGTAGCAATTTCTGGTTCGATTACAGCTTATATGGGAATTACTGAACCAACACTTTATGGAGTTAACTTACCTAAAAGATATCCATTGATTGCCGCAATGATTGGTGGAGCATCTGGTGGTCTTTATGCTGGATTGACAAATACACACCGTTTTGCAACTGGTTCATCTGGATTACCAGCAGTGTTACTCTATATTGGTGATGATACAATGAGATTCTTCTGGAACATCATCATTGCTTTGATTATTTCAGCAGCTGTTACTGCAACATTTACATATATTTTAAGCTTTAAATATGAAAAAGAAGAGGAAGTAGAAGAAGTTCCAGAAATCAAACCAGTTGTTTTAGATGATACTCGTCTAATTAGTCCAATTCCTGGTACCGTGATTCCATTAAATCAGGTTCAAGATGAAGCTTTCGCATCAGAAGCATTAGGTAAAGGATTTGCAGTTGAGCCATCTGAAGGAGAAGTTTTTGCACCATTCAATGGAAAAGTTGTAGCAGTTTTCCCTACAAAGCATGCTATTGGTCTAGTTTCTGATACTGGTGTTGAAATTTTAATTCATGTTGGCTTGAACACAGTCGAATTGAATGGTCAATATTTTGATGCATTAGTTGAAGTAAATCAAAGGGTAACAAAAGGTCAATTACTACTAACTTTTGATATAAATAAAATTAAAGAAGCTGGCTACCCAACTCAAGTTCCAGTTGTGGTAACCAATACACCTCAGTATTCGTCAATTGAAACAATTAAACAAGGAAATATAAATAAAGATGAAGATGTATTAGCAATCAGAGTTTAGGAGTGATTTAATATGGCATTAAGTAAAAATTTTTTATGGGGTGGCGCAACATCTGCTAACCAAGCTGAAGGTGGCGCGTTAGAAAGTGGAAGGGGTTTATCAAATGTAGACCTTCTTCCAACAGGACCAGATAGGAAGAAAGTAGCATCTGGTGATTTAGAAATGTTGGAGTGGCAAGAAGGATATTATTATCCAGCAAAAGTTGCGATTGATATGTATCATAGATATATGGAAGATATACAGTTATTCGCAGAAATGGGTTTTAAAGTCTATAGAATGTCTCTTTCATGGTCTCGTATCTTTCCAAATGGCAATGATAAAGAACCTAACGAAGAAGGTCTAATTTTTTACGAAAATATTTTTAGGGAATTAAGAAAACATAATATTGAACCATTAGTAACAATTGCCCATTTTGATGTTCCTGTTCATTTAATCAAAGAATATGGTGGCTGGAAAAACCGCAAGTTAATTGATTTTTATGTTAAATATGCAGAAACGATAATTAAACGTTATAAAGGACTAGTTAAATACTGGTTAACAATCAACGAAATCAATATTTTACTTCACCAACCCTTCGTAGGTGGAGGAATCGTCTTTAAAGAAGGCGATAACAAGCAAGAAATTAAATATCAGGCAGCGCATCATCAATTAGTTGCGAGTGCATTAGCAACTAAAATTGCTCATGAGGTAGATAGCGAAAATATGGTTGGATGTATGTTAGCTGGTGGAAGCCATTATCCATACACTTGCCGACCAGAAGACTACCAAGAAGCAATTAATCGTGATAGAGAAGGTTATTTTTTTATTGATGTACAAGCACGTGGTAAATATCCAAACTATGCCTTGAAAAAATTTGAACGTGAAGGTTTGAATATTCAAATGAAAAATGGCGATAAAGAAATTCTCGCGGCTTCACCAGTAGATTTCGTCACATTTTCTTATTATTGTTCACGAACGGTTAGTGCGTATCCAGAGGATTATGCACAGGCAACAGGAAATTTGTTCCCATCAATCAAAAATGAATACCTTCCTTCTACTGAATGGGGATGGCAGATTGATCCTCTTGGTTTAAGAAATTCCTTAAATCAAATGTATGACCGTTATCAAAAACCCTTATTTATTGTTGAAAATGGCTTAGGTTCAATTGATACACCAGATAAAAATGGTTATGTTGAAGACGATTATCGTATTGATTATTTGAAAAAACATATTCAAGCATTCAAGGATGCAGTAGAAATCGACGGTGTAGAACTACTCGGTTATACGACTTGGGGTTGTATTGATTTAGTTGCAGCCAGCACCGGACAAATGAGTAAACGTTATGGATTTATCTATGTTGATTGTGATGATGAAGGTAATGGCACTTTGAAAAGAACGAAGAAAAAATCATTTGAATGGTACAAAAAAGTTATCGCTTCAAATGGTGAAGAATTATAATAGATACTTGCCTTAAAGTTAACTTTAATTGAGAATATTATAATGAACAACAAAAGAATAGTGCTAAGCTCTATTCTTTTGTTATTTAGAAGTAAAAAATTTAGAAAAATCTTTCCTAAAATCAATGAATTTTTTGGAATATCAATAGTGTATCTAAGTAATAAGGAATTAACTTTTGTTAAAAGTATTTTGAGCTAAATGGTTTTGTTATATAATCATCTGCACCATATTCATAACCCTTTAATTTGTCCTCCTCTTCACCTTTAGTTGTCAATATAATAATAGGTATATTAGTCATTTCACGTGAAACTCTACACACTGAAAATCCATCTAAATATAGCATCATAATATCCAATATCACTAAATCTATATTATTGTTGTTTAATATTGTAAGTTCCTCTACTCCATCATCAGCAATTATACAAGTATATCCTCCTTTTTGCATATATTCTACAATAATACCTTGCATTTTTTCATCTTTTACAACTAGTATTTTAGCATTTTTATTTTTTAACTATTTTTTGTAGACTTTATTTTAGCTTATATTAATTTATTTATCAACTATTTTTTCATAGTATTTTGATAGTATTTTTTTATACTCTTATTAATAGCGTTGATATTATTGATAAAAATAGCCTGCTAACTTTATCTCCTGTTAGCAGGCTAAAATATTTCTAGAATAATAATTATATTACTTTATTACTGTTCCATTTTTTCGATTAAAATATATTCTAAAACAAATATCTTCAACTAATGAATAAATTGCACTTGTTATAAAATACAGACCTATGGCTACTGGAGTTCTAACAGTCAATATAAGACTTGTTATAGTAGTTACTATAGCCATTTGTTTATTAAACTTTGCCTGAGAATTTATCCTAAAATATGGTATATAATTCACTAAGTTTGAAGCTAACATAATTAATGTATATATACAAGGTAATATAAATAAGTTATCAAATGCACCTAAATTAGCAATCCACGGAATTATAATTGTTGTAAATCCCTTTGTCATATCTAAACATACATGATATAAAGCATATACTACTGGCATTTGTACTAAAACTATAAGGCATCCCAGCATACTCTTCATACTTTCTACAGAATTTACTTGTATTTGTTTTTCCAGTTCCTTAGTATCATTCTTATACTTTTCTTTTATATGTTCCATTTTTTCTGCTAATTCTTGCTGTTTTTTCATAGAAAACCTTTGTTTTAATGATAGTGGCATTAGTACTAACTTCACTATTAAAGTTATAAGTACAATAGAAATTCCAAAATCTCCTGTAAAGTTAAATAATATACTTAATAATCCTTGCAATATACTTGAAATGAAATCCATTTTATTCTCTCCTTTTATTTTTAATCTTTAGAATTATAACAGATTCATTTCAAATTAAAATAAACTACAATACCTCCAAATATCATATTTCTGAAAAACTATATATTGTTTAGGCAATCTTTCTTCAGAATATGCAGTTCTATTTGCAAATAAGTTTCTCATTAAAACATATTTAATTTTATGATTTAAGAGGTCTTTGCAAAAATAAAATATACTTCCAATAATGGATACCAATAATGTCATATAAATTAGTATATATAACATACTATCCATATCTAATCTCACTACATCACCACCTCAATACTTATATTTATTTTTATACAATTTCAAGGCTTAAATAATTCCAGTATTCATATTTAGTTTTAAATAATTATATTATAAAAAGCTCCTAATGTAAATATACAGATTATCATATTTATTATTCTTATTTATCATACTTACATTTATAAGTATCCAATCTTAACTCTTTTAATCTTTAATAGAAACCACCTAAAGTATTATTTTTTATGTCTAAAAAAACAATATTGAGTTTTTATAGTCTATTTTTCAATTATAAACCTTAATTCAATATAATCCTAATATAATACTAAATACAACCTTTGATACCGTCAGTATTAAATATTATACCTAATACAATCCATTAGTATAATCGTATAATCTTTGATACAATTCTTAATATAATCATTAATAATCTGATACTAAAATCAATGACTTTTTTCCAGATTAATGCTAAAATAATTAAAAATAGAAAATAAAACTCAAAGGAATTTTCCCCAAAAATAAACGGAGGTTACTTAAGATGATAAGTGATTCTATATCAAAAAGACGCAGTATTAGAAAATATAAAAATCAAAGCATTTCACATGAAACTATAGAGAAAATAATTGAAGCTGGAATAAATGCACCTTCATCTAAAAACAGACAACCATGGCGTTTTGTTGTTGTCACTGAAAAGGAAAAAGAATCTATGCTTAAAGCTATGACTAAAGGCATTCAAAATGAAATTGATGACAATGGACTTCTTACAGAAAGTCGTCAACATATTGCTGGTGCAAATTACACAGTTAAAATTATGGAACAAGCTCCAGTAACAATCTTTATTTTAAACATATTAGGTAAATCACCTTTAGAAAGCTTATCTGCTGAAGAACGCTTTTATGAAATGGCAAATATACAATCAATTGGAGCTGCAATTCAAAACATGTCACTTGAGGCTGTGGAATTAGGTCTAGGTAGTCTTTGGATTTGTGATGTATATTTTGCATATCGTGAATTATGTGAGTGGTTAGATACAGACAGCCAATTGGTAGCAGCAATATCTTTGGGTTATCCTGATGAAGAACCAGCAATGAGACCTAGATTACGATTAAGCGATGTAACTGAGTGGAGATAAATAATTATATTGGGTAAATAAGACTAACAGAATTTATATTAGGCGAGGTATTTTAATGAAAAAAATAGTTAAATCTTTTACATTTTGGTTTCTTTTAATAGCATTATTTGAGATTTATATGCATCAAATTGGTCAAGACTCAAAAAGTATTGTTCTAATAAGCTTAAATCCTATCTTATCTATTATTTCTCGCACTGATAGTTTTCTTGTTTTTATGGATTCAGGTATGCAAATACCATGTAGAACGATTATGGGGTCAATTTCGATTTATTGGTACATAGCATCTATACTTTCTTTTCTTATTTATGGCATAATCTTAGATTTGATTAGAGTAATTATTTCTAAAATTGTACACAAAACAAAATAAACATTGTAAATAGTGCATTTTCTTGAGCTATTATGAAAATTTGATTGTTTTTTAAAC of Clostridioides sp. ES-S-0054-01 contains these proteins:
- a CDS encoding membrane protein insertase YidC; its protein translation is MDFISSILQGLLSILFNFTGDFGISIVLITLIVKLVLMPLSLKQRFSMKKQQELAEKMEHIKEKYKNDTKELEKQIQVNSVESMKSMLGCLIVLVQMPVVYALYHVCLDMTKGFTTIIIPWIANLGAFDNLFILPCIYTLIMLASNLVNYIPYFRINSQAKFNKQMAIVTTITSLILTVRTPVAIGLYFITSAIYSLVEDICFRIYFNRKNGTVIK
- a CDS encoding carboxymuconolactone decarboxylase family protein; the protein is MKKQTAGRDNLGEFAPQFATLNDDILFGEIWAREKELSPRDRSLITIASLLTQGVPQLEAHLNIAKENGVTKEEIVELITHLSFYAGWPKAWSAFNLAKEIFDDKE
- the cme gene encoding multidrug efflux MFS transporter Cme; the encoded protein is MENKNTHSTWKKKVIIFLASQYISLFGSSLVQMAMIWYVTLQTSSGVWVTVLTVCSFIPQMIISFFAGVWADYYNRKLLIIISDAIIAISTLVLILFMMSSNGTTSELIAIAVISVIRSLGSGVQTPAVNAMIPQLVPEEHLMRFNGINGSLQSIVQFIVPIVAAAILGFGNKINQVLLIDVFTAIIAIVLLIFIKIPKHDIPKQTEKVSFFADMVSGIKYCFSDKFIRKVLFTYGAFMLLCVPSGFLIGLLIERTFGKGYIYLSIIEMIGFLGMVLGGLIIGVFGGFKNRNKTFFIAILSYAIFSIILGLVTQAWQFFIFMFFTNFSIPIIQASAMTMLQEHVAPQMQGRVLSLPIIIYTGFIPLGMVIFGPMADVISINNLIIVAGIILLFFALAIPYSKQFYKQGIFNSEKSE
- a CDS encoding LysR family transcriptional regulator, with the protein product MEIRMLKYFLTVAEEQNITQAAKKLHITQPTLSRQIREFEESLHIDLFIRQNKKLYLTEPGMFLKKRAEEILELNEKTEQEFANYQNAILKGQISIGCVEANSSRFLSQMLEEMIADHPQVTFNIFSGTSNDIVEKLDKGLLDVALLIEPAPVDKYNKLVLPDKEIWGLLVSTEHFLTNQHSVSAKEILGVPLICSSRKEVQNMLCSWGNFTEDDLNIIGKYNLIFNVISLVENKVGVALAIKGAVDNRKDNTKFLPFTPSMETNCVLVWKKDSIRSSTVLTFIKKIEYALKA
- a CDS encoding MurR/RpiR family transcriptional regulator; translation: MYLFQKIEETVFKQNDARRTIGEFLLTNRTKLASYSMDEIARMTHTSKPTLVRFAKYFDYSGWKEFVYAFTHELAHFDDSHLDVDINIPFNSSSDTLEIIENIANLRIQTIKETTSLMSVSDINKAAQILNDAQTIMIYGRSPNSYFGELFKRNLNTIHKKAFVTDADESGLVSNMLTHKDCAVIISYSGNNSDSYPMKNVKLLLNNSVPIISITSGGDNYLRDYSTIVLNISSREKLYSKIANFSTEESIQFILNILYAKIFSLNYNQNMQTKIENSRTLESSRKATFKDISEDF
- the ascB gene encoding 6-phospho-beta-glucosidase; the encoded protein is MALSKNFLWGGATSANQAEGGALESGRGLSNVDLLPTGPDRKKVASGDLEMLEWQEGYYYPAKVAIDMYHRYMEDIQLFAEMGFKVYRMSLSWSRIFPNGNDKEPNEEGLIFYENIFRELRKHNIEPLVTIAHFDVPVHLIKEYGGWKNRKLIDFYVKYAETIIKRYKGLVKYWLTINEINILLHQPFVGGGIVFKEGDNKQEIKYQAAHHQLVASALATKIAHEVDSENMVGCMLAGGSHYPYTCRPEDYQEAINRDREGYFFIDVQARGKYPNYALKKFEREGLNIQMKNGDKEILAASPVDFVTFSYYCSRTVSAYPEDYAQATGNLFPSIKNEYLPSTEWGWQIDPLGLRNSLNQMYDRYQKPLFIVENGLGSIDTPDKNGYVEDDYRIDYLKKHIQAFKDAVEIDGVELLGYTTWGCIDLVAASTGQMSKRYGFIYVDCDDEGNGTLKRTKKKSFEWYKKVIASNGEEL
- a CDS encoding PTS glucose transporter subunit IIA, translating into MSKKYEQLAKDIIQQLGGKENITDAYHCQTRLRFKLADESKLNKDKLENLDGVTKYINNAGVHQVVIGTHIKDVFEEIEKNIDVQSSSDSSSSEKKGPVAIVIDFVAGTFQPVIPALSGAGMVKAVLALLIVFNVITPDSQTYYMLNLFADGVFLFLPMILAFTVAQKLRCNPILAVSVAAMMMHPNWGALVTAGNPVNFFGFIPFTLVNYTGSVIPILIVIFSQSYVEKFLRRVIPKSIELVFVPMLTFLIMGTLAFSLLGPIGSILGGYLATFFTYLSVNVSWLPAVLIGGLLPVMVMFGLHNGVAPLGVMQMAELGYDSIFGPGALVSNIAQATASAVVAFRTKNKKLKQVAISGSITAYMGITEPTLYGVNLPKRYPLIAAMIGGASGGLYAGLTNTHRFATGSSGLPAVLLYIGDDTMRFFWNIIIALIISAAVTATFTYILSFKYEKEEEVEEVPEIKPVVLDDTRLISPIPGTVIPLNQVQDEAFASEALGKGFAVEPSEGEVFAPFNGKVVAVFPTKHAIGLVSDTGVEILIHVGLNTVELNGQYFDALVEVNQRVTKGQLLLTFDINKIKEAGYPTQVPVVVTNTPQYSSIETIKQGNINKDEDVLAIRV
- a CDS encoding MFS transporter — protein: MTFFSMKLIALLSVALIVNSAPAISANNPAIIQSFPYVSPVYVGLLTTIPSLFLVIGVFLTSLIENRIGKKYTIITGLIIVGIFGTLPAWYQGSFFILFLSRCLLGLGIGLFNRLLIQMISSLYQKDTRNKVKALGLESACEGLGGIIMTISVGQLIKRNWSISFIVYGFAIVSLVFVAIFIPNQRLNLVNTEEIDTQVSVSKERRTKSILLGFILFCIVLLFINYNLQITPLLIERSIGNATNGSNMIAAIAAGAFIAGNLFGVTYMYLKRWLLPIAAFIAGISIFLTNLSSSVIFILICSLTLGFAFRNIMPYFMHTFTTGGEEVAKFGTTVVLVAYNLGATLAPYASQAISFFSSNTSASNQIIVTGLSLCCIGFITLIFNKHMTV